Within Anopheles nili chromosome 3, idAnoNiliSN_F5_01, whole genome shotgun sequence, the genomic segment TGCTTATCCGGAGAGCAACGCAACTGCCGACGAGCAGAACAGCACTGCCATCGTAGAGCAGTATCAGGATGAGTCAACAACTGTGATAACGTTACAAAACCTAGACGATCAAAGTCATACGACATGCCTTCGCACGGATGTGTCGGCACCGTTGGCATCGACGGTAATAAATGAACTGACGCCGGTTGAGATCAAATACGACGAATACGTACCAGAGTCGGATTTGGTCTTCCTTCCGGACGAACCGTCCAAAGCGAGCTCCGTTAAGGAGGAACAACTATACGCTGCGAAACCGAACCAAGTGGCAGATAGTGGAGATGATCACACCAACCCAGGCAATGCACCGCTTAACGTGCAACTAATAAGTTGGCCATCGAATTCGGGCACCACTTCGGAACCGTTACCCATCGTCGTGGCGCTCAATACGTACGGTTCGTCATGCGGCACTCTCATTATTCCCGACCAACAGCCACCATCGCAGGCATTGCTGTTGGAGCAAAAACAGGCGTCCGACCAACCCGTTGAGAATGAGATCGGAAAGCATGATCTTAAACACCAACCTAATGAACCGCCTGGTAATAGGGCATCATCGCCGTCACTATCCTCGGAGCAGTCAAGCTACGCTGAACCATCAGCGCTGGATCGAAATGAAGCTAAGATTGTGCCTGACATGTCacttaaaaatgaaataccaAACCCTCCGAAGACGAGCGTCGTTGAACCCGCTGATCAGGATGAATTTGTGGCTGAGATTCCGATGAAATCCGCCGCCGACGAATCACCTGATATGGACGATGCGTATGACAATGTCGAACACAATCCCACCGAGtcggacgaggacgatgaggagGAAGACGGTGGCTTTTCGCTGGACGGAATCGACATCAATTCGCTGGTGCTGGTTGAAAGTCAAGACACTGTCGATCCGAACAAAACGTTCTACGAGATTTACGTGTCGCATCCGGAGACGGGGCAACTGAGCGAGAAACCGCTCAACGTTCCAGCGGACGTTATCGAGAACATCCGCTTAATATTAGAGGCCGCCGATCGGTAACGATGAATCGATCCAAATCTGGTCCCTGTATTGCTATAGTATATTTAACGCCATTGGCTTATAGTGTTGATATTCGTTCCTATACTCATTTAGTGTACAGCTTATGCGTAGAAATACCACTGAATACTTTTCGtgtgatttttaatttgttgatGGTTTTCCAATAGCTAGAAATTTTggcaaaatataaaatactGTTCTCGTTAAGCGAAAAGGCGAAACAATATGTTAAGCATCCAATTGCTTTTGGTTAATCGTAAGTAAGCAAATGAATTGCGCGTCAcgtttgtaatttatttgtaaatATATAGTACAGATAAGTTGGTTTATGTTACAGCACCTTAGTGTAAAACAATTTACAGCATCTGCCACTGAacttaaaataaatcattcgatATTCCAAATGGCCAAGTAATTTCTATAAGATAAAAAAGTTACAACCTATGATTttaacttatttttttttgctttttcggccTTCGTGTACAAACGCCACGCCGCAATCGGAGCCAATTGGTGCTCGTCTATACGAGTACCATTCCACACACGGTACTGATTGTGGAACCGGTGTCCGTCGTACGGCATTGAGGGTCGATACTCCCGCTGAAGTCCAATCGCCTTAGCCACTCGAGCGAAATGTGTGTACACTTTctgaaaaaggaaacataatCGAAAAGCGCGTGGTAACAAGCTATCTGGTTGCGGTTCCTGAGACGAATCAAACTCGCCCGTTGAATGTTGATGAGCGATTAACAACAACAGATCCGCTTCGAATATGCGCAAGACACCATACTGACGCAGGCGATACAGCACTAGTACGGTCACCATGAGAGAGCTGGGCACGTTCAAAAAATCCTGCAGCTGATCGAGCAGATTGTCCGAGCAAACCCAACACAGCAGCTGCAGTTTAACGTCGAGCAATCGGGCCCGTATATCGGGGTCCGGTGAGAGAAGCTCCATAATAGGAGGCGGTGTGATGGTATTCGGGAACGTGGCGGGAACATCACCGACGCAGTGTGATTCACCATGGCTTCGCTGTGCTGCGACCACCAGGTGTTGTCTTTCATCGCGATGGTGGTATAGGATGATACCACCAATCCGGGATATAATCGGCTTGACAATTTCAAAGTAGTTCCCAAACTCGGTGGAACGGTAATCGAAATAGTATAACGTAAAGTGATGCCGAGCCCCAGTAAGTATGTTATACACAAATTGATGGTCTGCCTCTAGAAGAAACGCTTTCATCGGTTCCATCGGTGGATTTGCGTTTAACGATTGTTCGTCCTGTGTTTACAACATAGTACAGAAAAGCacaagtaaattaaaaaaaaacaagcgtaatataaaaaaaacatacgtaCAATTTGGTAGAATGTTAGACTTGACGTAAAACACTCGGTGGCATCCGCCGGAATAGGTCTGTTTTTGTAAACACGTGCGATGATGGAGGGTATGGCAGCCTTTTGTAGCTTATTCTTAATCGGCAGCGTTCGCACGTACTCAACAAGTTTGTAATATATCTGGTAATGTTGGCCAAGACTCTGGTGGAATGGTTGCACTTCCTCGTACGTAAAGAAATCATTTCCAGCGAGCGTTGCCCACACGGCCATTTGAGGCCACCGAAGCCCAAGAGTTCGGACCAACGCTGGTCTGTTGTATCCGCGCGTGGTCAGTTCGTTGCAGTCCAAATGATCCGAGGACCACAGTTGCCATTCACCCGGAAATATTAGAAAATCGGTATCATGCGAAATAACCGCCAATGCATTGTGTTCCGTCGCGTATGCCGCTAATGCCTGGTCGCATTCTACATGCATCGATACGATGCATTTGCCATGCTGCATAGCCACTCGCTTCAGTTTGAGCTGTGTGTTATTGTGGATCTTGCGAACGCATTGTTCTACTATTTGCGCCAGAGGTGTCCGTCGATTAATTGCATCGATAACATCAATCATTCGATCGTACTTATCGTTTTGTCGTTTGACCCACGTTTCATACTTGATTTGTTGCACGGAGCCATCATAGAAAAAAACTAACTCGGCACCAGCTTTCGTGAGGCGCTCAAAAAATTCGCCTGCCTTACGTTCCATCAGCCATACCTGACTGCCGCATAGAAGGCTCTGTTTGTCGGAAGAAAACAGACCGAACAATGCCATCAGATCAATGACTATCaatggtttttggtttcgtttcagAGCATTCCTAAATAAAAGGAAACCAATCAGCATTATTAGAAGCTTTCGCATTTCGATTAAACCACAATCCTTACTTGATCTCATTCTCTATACGTAGGCTATATATACCACCTTTCACCTTACGATCCATAAAAGTTTGCAGATAACGAATTCCCATCGTAAAAACAAGTCTTCCTAAGTGTAACTTTCAGACACTTCCAATAGTATATATCCAGGCAAAGCAAGGACTCTTCAAGGAAACTTTCAatctaataaaaatgattataGTTTAATTCGGTTACTCTTTAGTTCAGCCAAATAAGTTTAATATAATTACTCACATGTGCTGAAAGTACTTTTTAAATTCCCTTCAATACAGCTGAATAGTactattgtttatttttggtaACGTATGACGGCTTGGCCGTATGGTCAGTAGCTCTTTGTTTACCCTGCGATCGTAACATATACACCTTgacattgtttttattgtgaCATTTTATCGAAACACATTTGCCAAACACCGAGGCagtttattttgaaattagtTCAATAAATGAGTAGCCATTCACCAGGTATGTAACAAGTAGCTTTTAAAACACTGAAGTTTCGTCTCTCGAAGGTGAGTttggaattttaaattatgtacattttttacTATATTGAAGCTATTTAGCTAGCAAACATGTCAAAGAGAGGAAGCGGCGGAACTGAAGCCGATTTGCTGGAACAATTCAAACCATTGCTGAAGGCAGATCTTGCGATACATGTGAAAAAGATCGAAGAAATCAAACAATGGCTCACAGCTGCCCGAGAGATGAAACCAGCGACGCAGATGTTGCTAATAACGGGTCCATCGGGCAGCGGAAAAAGTATTACGCTTAAAACACTTGCACAAGAGATGAAGTACGGCATCTCTGAATGGACGTCACCCGTCGATGTTGATCTTTTCTTCGACGATAACTACGATTTTGAAgttggcgaagaaaagaaaagacgcCATACGCAAAAAACACTGTTCGATGATTTTCTTTACAAAACGTCTCGCTACTGCTCCTTGTTCAGTACGGCGAACGACAAGTTGCTGCTGGTAAAAGACTTTCCTAATTCCATGCTCACAACGCCGACAGAGTTCCATGATTCGTTGGAAAGATTTCGGGACAATAGCGTTACGCCAATTGTATTTATTGCAACCGATAGCACGAGCAAATCGTTGGACATCGCCTACAAGCTGTTCCCGTCGGCTATTATGGATAGTTTTCAAATCCATTTAATCAAGTTTAATGCGGTATCAACAACGCTGATGAAGAAAGCCATAAAGCGAATCTCTAGCATTATCAAGGAAGACAAGCAAATCTCTCAGTTGTATCAGATCGTTCCTTCGAAAGCAATCGAAGATGACATAATAACTTCTTCCCAAGGAGATCTCAGAAATTGTTGCTTAAactatttattttcttgcatGAAATGTTCAATTGGACCATTACCAAAGCGTCCATGTCTCGATAGTAGCATCAGCAAGGGTGGAAAGAAGGCCACATCGAAATCAGCTAATGCTAAAGTGGGCTTgggtttaaatgaaaatttaacttTTTTGCATTGGCTTGGACGAATTTTCTATCCGAAGTGTACGTATCAGAAACGTGCCGTATATCTACTATATATCAGCAAGAAAAGATATTTACCATTATTGTTCCTTAGATGTACAACATGCGGAAGAGGTCAGATTTCTGCATTCTCCGGAAAGCATTACGGATAACTTTATGACTCAACCGTCGACTGTGGTATCGATGCTTCATTCGAATTACATAACCAGATGCTCGAATATACAAAATGTATCCCGCGCGGCTGAAGCCCTTGCTCTGGTTGATATAATCATGAAGACATACTGGGTATGATATGCATACTACGCTGGCTGAACAAAATTGATTATAATTACACTTTCTCCTTGTAGCATGACCAGCTGGCATTGTGTGGTTTAAATACAGCTGTGCGTAGCATGATGAGCTGCAATGAACCTCAAACCCCACACATTTGGCAGCAGatcaaaaggaaaatcaaagtCCAGTCGCACGACAAGTACCTTAACCGACAATCAAAATGTTTCTATTGTATAGTgcaatggtattttttttgtatttttagaaTCCAGGCAAAAGTGGAGGAATGCGTAAGGAATCAAATAATTACTCGGCATGTTCCAACGAGGGTTTTTGCCACTGAGTACAGCGGGTACGTGTCAATTATTCAAAAAGATAAACTTAATAGATGTCAATattaatttgtatttatttatgaaaagctatgcaaaataaaatattgtttaacaaaataaaaagttaTGCTACGATTGGTTATTGGTTTCAATCCATATTTCATGTTTCTAGACCGTTGGTTTTTGCTGGATTTCCTAGTTGAGTTTGTGTTATATGATCATGATACAAAACTGTGTAAAATTCATTCATGAGATTCGGCAACCATTATTCCGCAGTGCATTTTGAAGTGCCTCTTGAGTCATTATGTAATCAATCTAGTAGGCTGACAGGAAATAGGCGGCAAAATTCTCATTCATAAATTTTCTGTTGTGCCTGTCCGCCATGTTAATGCTACATCTTCTCGATCTGTGGGCCGGAGTGGTCGTGAAGCAGTGATATTAAGTGTTGTTACAATGTATATCAAGGAAGTAGGTGCCTTCTGTTACAGTGCTTCTTTGCCGATTGTTATTTACTTCAAAATGGTTTATCATGTGTTTTACAGATAATCATCGAAGGATTCAAGAGCTATCATCGGAAAATAGTCGTTGAGAAGCTGCACCAACAGCACAATGTCATAGTTGGTCAGAATGGGTCTGGAAAGAGTAACTTTTTCAGCGGTAGGTCATCCAAATTCCATTTGTGTGGCTATTTGCATGGATATTGAAATGCACTTCGAACCCGATAAgtttgtaatgtttttttatttttctttgctgtttGGTCGCAGCTATCGAGTTCGTCCTAAGCGATGAATACAATAATTTGCGCTCGGAGCAACGCGCTGCGCTGATAAACAAAGGCTTGAAATCTCGATCGGAAACTGCGTATGTGGAAATTGTTTTGGAAATGTCGCATAATGCGGTAAGATGGGGTTCAACAGCGTTCGTTTCGAGGTTTTGTGTTGCGTAACATGAAATCCAGCATTCATGTTTAGATctgttttattgcttttatgGATCGATTCTTATGGTATTCTTGCAGGAATCCAGTGGATCACAGAACATAGCACGTGTACGTCGTTCTATTGGATTTACTAAGCGTGATCAGTATATGCTCAATGGACATAACGTTTCTCGGAAGGAGATAAAAGAGTTCTTAGAATCTGTTGGGCTATCCAACTCCAGTCCCTATTACATAATCAAACAGGGTAAAATTAACCAACTCGCAATGTCTCAGCCTCGACAGTTGTTGGATGTACTATTTGAAGTTGCTGGTATTCGCGTGTACAATGAGCAATTATCCATTTccatgaaaaatttaaaagctTCAGAGGAAATATTTGGGAAGACATTGAAGGAGCGATCTATGTTGGAAAATAATCTGAAGGAATTAGCCCAGGAGAAAACGGAGCTGGAAAAGTATGAGAAGCTGGATAAAAAGCAGCGAGTGCTCCAATTTAAAGTACTTGAAAAAAGGCAACTAGAAGCATCGAAAATGCTGGCTTCTCTTGATCGTGACAACGAcgtgtggaaagaaaagcagcGTAAGTTActagaacaaaaaatagatTCGTTGCATCAAATTGCAGCTTTGAAGGAAAAGTTGAGCGAAAACCAAACGGATGTTTACACTCTGAACGAAcgcaaaaatgaaattttggaACAGCATCTGCGTTTGGAGGAACAAAAAGCGAGTCTCGACATGACAGTGGAAGCAATGATGGATGAACTGAACGGTGAAGCCGAACGAAAGTTACATGATCGTGCACAGTTGGAAAAGCTAAACCAGATGATCGCTGAACGTGAAAAGGCGTTGCAAAAGGTTTCGAAACAGTGCAATAAATTTAGAGAAGAGGAAGACATACTGATCAGCAATGTCATGGAGAAGGAACAGATGCGAAACGAGCGTATGGATAAAACGCGTCGTGGCATGCAATTTTCTAATCAACAGGCACGTGACCAGTGGCTAACACAGGAAATAGTAACACTGAGCGAACAAATCAGTAGCAAAAAAGGTAGCTTGCGTGAGACAATGACTAACTTAGAGCTAACTGCTGAAAAAttagcaaacagcaaaaaacgtATACAATCGGAGAAACAAATATTCGACAAATTGATTCAGGATGAGCAGTCATGTAAAAGCGATCTtgcggacaaaaaaaagaaagtacaAGATAGCATTGAACTACGCGAATTTCTATTGAAAAGACGGTATCACGTTCAGCATGCATTGGTGAAGGCCGAGGAAGAGGTATCCAGGCTGGAAATATGCATGCAACAACAATTTGGCAAAGCGACCTTCCAGGGCTGGAAATCAATACTCAAAGCGTTGTCCATGATCGAATCAGAAGACATAAGACAGGGCTACTATGGGAGAGTATTGGAAGTTCTTCAATGCGAGGAGAATATTCATCGAGCAGTACAAACATCGGCGGGTAATAGACTATACCATCACATCGTAAAAACGGATGCGGTAGCAAATGACATTATTGCCATGTGCAACTTGCACAAGCTACCGggggaatttaattttatgccaCTTAATCGACTGCAGCCGCCCGTTTTCAGATACCCGAAGGATAAAGAGATCACTCCTCTCATCTCTATGCTTCAGTACAGCAATAATTACGAACCCGTAGTGCGAACGATCTTTAGCAAGATACTAGTCTGTACTGATCTCGAAATTGCGTCCATGGCCACTCGAAGGTATGGACTAACCTGCGTTACTCCTGATGGGGATATGACGCGTACTGGGATAATAATGGGAGGATACCATGCCCCTAGAATATCAGTGATGAAACTCCATTTACGCTGGGTTGAAGCTAACGAAAAACTTTTGCATTTTAAAGACAAATTGGATGATGTGCAAAACGATATAAAACAGACAGATATATTAGTAAGCTCCCATGAGCAAGAGATCTTGTCCTCAGAAGCCACGCTGTTGAACATACAAGAAGAAATATCAACTGCTGTTTCTTCTCGTCGTACCTTGCCGGAGAAATGCCGCAAGCTTGAGGAGGACTGTACAGAAATGGAAAGCAAGATACGAAGATACAGAACCGAGCTGGACTtgttggaaaggaaaaagaacagTTTGAGTATGGAATTGAATTCGCAACTTCTCGACGAGTTGTCGGTAGATGATCAGGTAGCCATTCAACAGCTCGATGTTGAAATCAGAAATATGCGTGTGCAGCAGCATAAGACGTTTGAAGTGTGTCTGAAGGCGCGGGGAGAAAAGAGCAAGTTGGAGAATATGTTGCATACTAATCTATATCCCAAACGAGAAGAGCTTGTCGCAGCACATGAACGGTCGGATATAGCACAACGGAGCAAGCAGTTACAAACGCTTAAGAAAGATCAGGAAATTTTTACCAATAAAATAGTTCATTTGCTTAGAAATATAAATGAAACTGATAAAAGGTAAAGGTATGGATAAATTGTCTTGCAATAAACTATAATTTCAATATATTTATTGCAGGTTGAATGAAGCTACGGAAttggataaaaaaatatctgaAGAGCTGGAAAACTGGCAGCAAAAATTGAAGACGGTAGAAAACGCGATAACGGATGTAGATCCGGCAATGATATCACAGCAGGCGCAAAAGCATGAATGGGAAAAGCAATGTCACA encodes:
- the LOC128722624 gene encoding structural maintenance of chromosomes protein 3-like yields the protein MYIKEIIIEGFKSYHRKIVVEKLHQQHNVIVGQNGSGKSNFFSAIEFVLSDEYNNLRSEQRAALINKGLKSRSETAYVEIVLEMSHNAVRWGSTAGSQNIARVRRSIGFTKRDQYMLNGHNVSRKEIKEFLESVGLSNSSPYYIIKQGKINQLAMSQPRQLLDVLFEVAGIRVYNEQLSISMKNLKASEEIFGKTLKERSMLENNLKELAQEKTELEKYEKLDKKQRVLQFKVLEKRQLEASKMLASLDRDNDVWKEKQRKLLEQKIDSLHQIAALKEKLSENQTDVYTLNERKNEILEQHLRLEEQKASLDMTVEAMMDELNGEAERKLHDRAQLEKLNQMIAEREKALQKVSKQCNKFREEEDILISNVMEKEQMRNERMDKTRRGMQFSNQQARDQWLTQEIVTLSEQISSKKGSLRETMTNLELTAEKLANSKKRIQSEKQIFDKLIQDEQSCKSDLADKKKKVQDSIELREFLLKRRYHVQHALVKAEEEVSRLEICMQQQFGKATFQGWKSILKALSMIESEDIRQGYYGRVLEVLQCEENIHRAVQTSAGNRLYHHIVKTDAVANDIIAMCNLHKLPGEFNFMPLNRLQPPVFRYPKDKEITPLISMLQYSNNYEPVVRTIFSKILVCTDLEIASMATRRYGLTCVTPDGDMTRTGIIMGGYHAPRISVMKLHLRWVEANEKLLHFKDKLDDVQNDIKQTDILVSSHEQEILSSEATLLNIQEEISTAVSSRRTLPEKCRKLEEDCTEMESKIRRYRTELDLLERKKNSLSMELNSQLLDELSVDDQVAIQQLDVEIRNMRVQQHKTFEVCLKARGEKSKLENMLHTNLYPKREELVAAHERSDIAQRSKQLQTLKKDQEIFTNKIVHLLRNINETDKRLNEATELDKKISEELENWQQKLKTVENAITDVDPAMISQQAQKHEWEKQCHKYGKKINDLGTLPAIDPIYQTMPLAALTKELEETKKQMNKYGNVNKKATDNYLKLRQRYDKTVKEMEHLRQSRLYIDLNFKDLQKQRTACIQTTFECVNNNFSEIFRAFVPAGYGKLILHTNDDSNVVAHEVDAEYHPDHQDRYVGLGIEVSFNGTEGSLQELRQLSGGQKTIVAIALIFAIQKYNPAPFYLFDEIDQALDSQYRKAVAAMIQQLSEHSQFITITFRRELLEHANKFYGVKYQNRISRIGSVSKQQAYDFVVHDGVD
- the LOC128725571 gene encoding uncharacterized protein LOC128725571; translation: MGIRYLQTFMDRKVKGGIYSLRIENEIKNALKRNQKPLIVIDLMALFGLFSSDKQSLLCGSQVWLMERKAGEFFERLTKAGAELVFFYDGSVQQIKYETWVKRQNDKYDRMIDVIDAINRRTPLAQIVEQCVRKIHNNTQLKLKRVAMQHGKCIVSMHVECDQALAAYATEHNALAVISHDTDFLIFPGEWQLWSSDHLDCNELTTRGYNRPALVRTLGLRWPQMAVWATLAGNDFFTYEEVQPFHQSLGQHYQIYYKLVEYVRTLPIKNKLQKAAIPSIIARVYKNRPIPADATECFTSSLTFYQIDEQSLNANPPMEPMKAFLLEADHQFVYNILTGARHHFTLYYFDYRSTEFGNYFEIVKPIISRIGGIILYHHRDERQHLVVAAQRSHGESHCVGDVPATFPNTITPPPIMELLSPDPDIRARLLDVKLQLLCWVCSDNLLDQLQDFLNVPSSLMVTVLVLYRLRQYGVLRIFEADLLLLIAHQHSTGEFDSSQEPQPDSLLPRAFRLCFLFQKVYTHFARVAKAIGLQREYRPSMPYDGHRFHNQYRVWNGTRIDEHQLAPIAAWRLYTKAEKAKKNKLKS
- the LOC128722619 gene encoding cell cycle checkpoint protein RAD17 codes for the protein MSKRGSGGTEADLLEQFKPLLKADLAIHVKKIEEIKQWLTAAREMKPATQMLLITGPSGSGKSITLKTLAQEMKYGISEWTSPVDVDLFFDDNYDFEVGEEKKRRHTQKTLFDDFLYKTSRYCSLFSTANDKLLLVKDFPNSMLTTPTEFHDSLERFRDNSVTPIVFIATDSTSKSLDIAYKLFPSAIMDSFQIHLIKFNAVSTTLMKKAIKRISSIIKEDKQISQLYQIVPSKAIEDDIITSSQGDLRNCCLNYLFSCMKCSIGPLPKRPCLDSSISKGGKKATSKSANAKVGLGLNENLTFLHWLGRIFYPKYVQHAEEVRFLHSPESITDNFMTQPSTVVSMLHSNYITRCSNIQNVSRAAEALALVDIIMKTYWHDQLALCGLNTAVRSMMSCNEPQTPHIWQQIKRKIKVQSHDKIQAKVEECVRNQIITRHVPTRVFATEYSGYVSIIQKDKLNRCQY